The Candidatus Bathyarchaeota archaeon genome contains a region encoding:
- a CDS encoding molybdenum cofactor guanylyltransferase, producing MKNIIILAGGKSLRFGEDKALIKFRNKPLITYIVDTALKIAEKVIVVIKNNEEFYKILLPKNIIIMKDEFEIQSPLVGMLTGMKILKAGYTAVLPCDCPFINTNLIKHIFKSVNGFDAAIPKWPNGYIEPLHSIYKVEATIPLIEEALKKGTLSILSVIKYLKKIFYIPINELKKYDSKLLSFFNINTLEDFKIAETL from the coding sequence TTGAAAAACATCATAATTTTAGCTGGTGGCAAAAGCTTAAGATTTGGTGAGGATAAAGCCTTAATAAAATTTAGAAATAAACCTTTAATAACTTATATTGTTGATACAGCATTAAAAATTGCAGAAAAAGTTATTGTAGTGATTAAAAATAATGAAGAATTTTATAAAATTTTGCTTCCAAAAAATATTATTATAATGAAAGATGAATTCGAGATTCAAAGCCCTTTAGTTGGAATGTTAACAGGTATGAAAATTTTAAAGGCTGGTTATACTGCAGTGCTTCCGTGCGATTGCCCATTTATAAACACGAATTTAATAAAACATATCTTTAAAAGCGTTAATGGGTTTGACGCGGCTATTCCAAAATGGCCTAATGGATATATTGAACCCCTTCACTCCATATATAAAGTAGAAGCAACTATTCCCTTAATTGAAGAAGCTTTAAAAAAAGGAACGTTAAGCATTTTAAGCGTAATTAAATACTTAAAAAAAATATTTTACATTCCTATAAACGAGCTTAAAAAATATGATTCAAAACTTCTAAGCTTCTTCAACATTAATACATTAGAAGATTTTAAAATAGCTGAAACGCTTTAG